A genome region from Nocardia sp. NBC_00565 includes the following:
- a CDS encoding AAA family ATPase: protein MSIIERPVTIAVVGTHSTGKSTFLARLAHELRRSGLEVATVADLGEQAQRMGLPILWNHTWVSTLWIITRGISNELEAWLHADVVLVDRAVPDALGYYRAAVEYRGETADPDGSAYLETLARSHSDCYNLIFRTQLDPHIPLGTNKVRDGNHQFRTLADHHVEAVLRELALPWLPLAADGHDTALALALDFVTEKLGDATSDQALTTSDRTGRQRFEPATTSTEGSQ from the coding sequence GTGAGCATTATCGAGCGGCCGGTCACCATCGCGGTAGTCGGCACCCATTCCACCGGCAAGAGTACGTTCCTCGCGCGGCTGGCCCACGAACTGCGCAGGTCCGGCCTCGAAGTCGCCACGGTGGCCGACCTCGGCGAACAGGCACAACGGATGGGTCTGCCTATCCTGTGGAACCACACATGGGTATCCACGCTGTGGATCATCACGCGCGGAATCAGCAACGAACTCGAAGCATGGCTGCACGCCGATGTCGTCTTGGTAGACCGCGCCGTACCCGATGCTCTCGGCTACTACCGCGCGGCCGTGGAGTATCGGGGCGAGACGGCCGACCCCGATGGATCGGCGTATCTGGAGACGCTGGCCCGTTCCCACAGTGACTGCTACAACCTGATCTTCCGGACTCAACTCGACCCGCACATCCCACTGGGAACCAACAAGGTCAGAGACGGCAACCACCAGTTCCGAACTCTCGCAGACCATCACGTCGAGGCGGTCTTGCGTGAACTGGCGCTGCCGTGGCTACCACTGGCTGCCGACGGGCATGACACGGCACTTGCGCTGGCCCTCGACTTCGTCACCGAAAAACTAGGCGACGCAACGTCCGATCAGGCGTTGACGACCAGCGATCGGACCGGACGTCAACGCTTCGAACCAGCCACTACATCGACCGAAGGTTCGCAGTGA
- a CDS encoding radical SAM protein, translating to MSTTGLQGVQLLDAAQRGKLRPELLDVIEYRKSGLSLNWIVGCPLDCGYCVRHLFDNFEMKVPRALMSDVEAAELLTGHRYFRPHVTPIQLLNRATDPMLPKVKPHTFQMLKLLDERGLTNHVLVITRWRVEPDDCAVLNSITNLKVTLLVTHSGIDDPRIEPVDSTIAARSLETAFEHAGRYRVVLYWRPIVPGLNDSMTHLRRGLELSQHSHATVFTGLFFKDQIRDYYRANGLPEPYAQGVRRKVFPEALERRILDAAKMNRSGSPLFRKTSCAVAYAHTVADYNGHYGIRELCDICPSAQLGRCEQAWRRPDERHVADLTDELGGRLIEVNDRAVIVAGLDEQRRYYMQHGHGYQVHDIDKPHQPQRHGRADLGWPTTRETR from the coding sequence ATGTCAACGACTGGCCTACAAGGTGTTCAACTGTTGGATGCGGCGCAACGTGGGAAGTTGCGGCCGGAACTGCTGGATGTGATCGAGTACCGAAAGTCCGGGCTGAGCTTGAACTGGATCGTCGGGTGCCCGCTGGATTGCGGGTACTGCGTGCGGCACTTGTTCGACAACTTCGAGATGAAGGTGCCGCGGGCGCTGATGAGCGATGTGGAAGCAGCTGAGTTGCTGACCGGGCATCGTTACTTCCGCCCGCATGTCACACCGATTCAGCTCCTCAACCGAGCTACCGACCCGATGTTGCCGAAGGTCAAGCCGCACACCTTCCAGATGCTGAAGCTGCTCGATGAGCGTGGCCTGACCAACCATGTCCTGGTGATCACTCGGTGGCGGGTCGAGCCTGACGACTGCGCGGTACTGAACTCGATCACAAATCTGAAAGTCACTCTACTGGTGACGCATTCAGGGATTGACGACCCGCGCATCGAACCGGTCGACTCCACCATCGCGGCCCGCTCGCTCGAGACCGCGTTCGAGCACGCGGGCCGGTATCGCGTGGTGCTGTATTGGCGGCCAATAGTGCCGGGCCTCAACGACTCGATGACCCACTTGCGGCGGGGGCTCGAGCTGAGCCAACATTCCCATGCGACGGTGTTCACCGGTCTGTTCTTCAAGGATCAGATCCGCGACTACTACCGCGCTAACGGCTTGCCGGAACCATACGCGCAGGGCGTTAGGCGCAAAGTATTCCCCGAAGCGCTGGAGCGGCGAATCCTCGACGCTGCCAAGATGAATCGGTCGGGTTCGCCATTGTTTCGTAAGACCAGCTGTGCTGTTGCCTACGCCCACACAGTCGCGGACTACAACGGCCACTACGGCATCCGCGAACTATGCGATATCTGTCCATCGGCTCAGCTCGGGCGGTGCGAGCAGGCGTGGCGGCGGCCCGACGAACGGCATGTCGCCGATCTCACCGACGAGCTGGGCGGCAGGCTGATTGAGGTCAACGACCGTGCTGTCATCGTGGCCGGTCTGGACGAGCAACGCCGCTACTACATGCAGCATGGCCACGGTTACCAGGTCCATGACATCGACAAACCGCACCAACCCCAGCGCCACGGCCGTGCCGATCTCGGCTGGCCCACTACCAGGGAGACACGATGA
- a CDS encoding SDR family NAD(P)-dependent oxidoreductase translates to MKTILITGATSGIGLAAAQQLAAGGDRLVLVGRNPHKLADSAELVRAAGAGAVDTLECDFASQSSVRQLAKAVQADYDRIDVLANNAGGYQPTRNETEDGIETTFAVNHLGGYLLTELLTDLLIQSAPARILFTSSVMHYGATLDLADLGFHQGYSGEKAYSRSKLANVLYARALADRLAGTGVTVNAFHPGAVSTGVWDSLPWFAQPLVGLSKRLFFISAAEGAAALTFLATDPSVAEVTGTYFRKTRARTPSRLARDDALGQHLCAVSAALVGLLE, encoded by the coding sequence ATGAAGACGATCCTGATTACGGGGGCCACCTCGGGCATCGGTCTCGCCGCTGCCCAGCAGCTCGCCGCGGGGGGTGATCGGCTGGTGCTGGTCGGCCGGAATCCGCACAAGCTCGCCGATAGCGCGGAATTGGTGCGCGCTGCGGGCGCTGGGGCCGTCGACACGCTGGAGTGCGATTTCGCGTCGCAATCATCGGTGCGTCAGCTCGCCAAGGCTGTGCAGGCCGATTACGACCGGATCGATGTGCTGGCCAATAACGCGGGCGGCTATCAGCCGACGCGCAACGAGACCGAAGACGGCATCGAGACGACCTTCGCGGTCAACCATCTCGGCGGCTATCTGCTGACCGAACTGCTCACCGATCTGCTGATCCAGAGCGCACCCGCGCGCATCCTGTTCACCTCCTCGGTGATGCACTACGGCGCGACGCTCGATCTCGCCGATCTCGGCTTCCACCAAGGCTATTCGGGAGAGAAGGCCTACAGCCGGTCCAAACTGGCCAATGTCCTCTACGCACGTGCGCTCGCGGACCGACTGGCGGGCACCGGGGTGACGGTCAACGCGTTCCATCCCGGCGCGGTCTCGACCGGCGTCTGGGATTCGCTGCCGTGGTTTGCGCAACCGCTGGTCGGCCTGTCCAAGCGCCTGTTCTTCATCTCCGCGGCCGAGGGCGCCGCCGCGCTCACCTTCCTCGCGACGGACCCGAGCGTCGCCGAGGTGACCGGAACCTACTTCCGCAAGACCCGTGCGCGAACACCGTCCCGACTGGCCCGCGACGACGCACTCGGACAACACCTGTGCGCGGTGAGCGCGGCACTGGTCGGGCTGCTCGAGTAG
- a CDS encoding 2'-5' RNA ligase family protein — protein sequence MHSLVEKCQTSIDFPYYDLTPLESLHLTLDRIAYNEKITQDRLDSIEAAARHACRNIARFDITVDHLSCFRSAIALNISSDQLVRDLRGALRSATLSVEPDAQIQTSESNPHITISYSNSDGIAVTEADAAVAELNATIRAVNVRVTEAVIVLLERRQNSYSWKVISRIPLVGIARTSADASDEEGSNDIGPESS from the coding sequence TTGCACTCGCTCGTGGAGAAATGTCAGACTTCAATCGACTTTCCATACTACGACCTGACACCGCTGGAAAGTTTACATCTCACACTCGATCGAATTGCTTACAACGAGAAAATTACTCAGGACCGACTCGACTCCATCGAAGCGGCCGCAAGACATGCCTGCCGAAACATAGCGCGATTCGATATTACCGTTGACCACCTGAGTTGCTTTCGGAGCGCCATCGCATTGAATATTTCGTCAGACCAGCTGGTGCGCGATCTGCGTGGCGCACTTCGCTCGGCGACATTATCTGTGGAACCTGATGCTCAAATACAAACGTCCGAATCAAATCCGCATATCACCATCTCCTACTCCAACTCCGATGGAATCGCCGTGACCGAGGCGGATGCGGCGGTTGCCGAGTTGAACGCAACTATCCGCGCGGTAAACGTGAGGGTTACAGAAGCGGTGATAGTCTTGCTCGAACGGCGGCAGAACTCGTATTCGTGGAAGGTTATTTCGCGGATTCCGCTCGTCGGAATAGCTCGTACATCCGCCGATGCGTCCGACGAAGAGGGCAGTAACGACATTGGTCCAGAATCCAGCTGA
- a CDS encoding cupin domain-containing protein yields the protein MAEVTKSARVVAAAEMAEVVGPQQQHLIPCVTRETCGSEGISAAMVNMVPGKVALAHYHAHSETVVVCLSGRAVTLIGPDLVPYEHGPGEFLYIPEGVVHVAVNHSATESLVALDIRTDPQFSADLVLTPEYDAPAAEVAARLWRDNASVRA from the coding sequence ATGGCAGAAGTGACCAAGTCCGCGCGAGTGGTGGCCGCGGCCGAGATGGCGGAGGTAGTCGGTCCGCAGCAGCAGCACCTGATTCCGTGCGTGACGCGGGAAACCTGTGGGTCCGAAGGGATCTCGGCGGCCATGGTGAACATGGTGCCCGGCAAGGTGGCGCTGGCGCACTATCACGCGCACAGTGAGACCGTCGTGGTGTGCCTGAGCGGGCGCGCGGTGACGCTGATCGGGCCGGATCTGGTGCCTTACGAGCACGGGCCGGGTGAATTCCTGTACATCCCCGAGGGTGTGGTGCATGTGGCGGTGAACCACAGCGCGACCGAGAGCTTGGTGGCATTGGATATCCGCACCGATCCGCAGTTCAGTGCCGATCTGGTGCTGACGCCCGAATACGACGCGCCGGCAGCGGAAGTCGCGGCTCGGCTGTGGCGCGACAACGCCTCGGTAAGAGCATGA
- a CDS encoding 3'-5' exonuclease — translation MTPPPFPNALRDQQLVVVDVEGNGQNPPEIIEIAALPVDGPISAEALRSWLIKPHQPVTPIVTRKVHGITNVDLADCPQWHEVAEEIDSVLFGRVLIAHNAVVERRVLAVHLPDWNPPLILDTLRLAKSVWQGLESYSLDKLIERGQLDIAAAGQCYHRARYDTWAAWQLLCALIEDGGLDWSGVVAAAALSEFRPSPEPGGGLW, via the coding sequence ATGACGCCGCCGCCTTTCCCGAATGCCCTGCGCGACCAACAGTTGGTCGTCGTCGATGTGGAGGGCAACGGACAAAATCCTCCGGAAATCATCGAGATTGCGGCGCTGCCGGTCGATGGGCCGATTTCTGCCGAGGCATTGCGGTCGTGGCTGATCAAGCCGCATCAGCCGGTAACGCCGATCGTGACGCGCAAGGTGCACGGCATCACCAATGTCGATCTTGCGGACTGCCCGCAGTGGCACGAAGTCGCTGAAGAAATCGATTCGGTGTTGTTCGGGCGCGTGCTGATTGCCCACAACGCCGTCGTCGAACGACGGGTTCTCGCGGTCCACCTTCCCGACTGGAATCCGCCGCTCATCTTGGACACATTGCGGCTCGCGAAGTCGGTATGGCAGGGCTTGGAGTCGTATTCGCTGGACAAGCTCATCGAGCGGGGACAGTTGGATATCGCCGCGGCCGGACAGTGTTACCACCGCGCCAGGTACGACACATGGGCCGCTTGGCAATTGTTGTGCGCGCTGATCGAGGACGGTGGTTTGGACTGGTCAGGCGTGGTTGCGGCGGCGGCCCTGTCCGAGTTCCGTCCGAGCCCGGAACCGGGAGGTGGGTTGTGGTGA
- a CDS encoding LuxR C-terminal-related transcriptional regulator yields the protein MSTQEHWADFAKSRVGQAIAVLGTASTLSLVAELLEADEPAVRAVIRQLPETTGARFEHPEVGERILRTTPEEIRQKLHGRAAELLYHRGFPACTVADHLVDAGAAGYPWAVEVLLGAAEDATINDQINLAVDRLELAYRATRDAGERAAIAIQLVCLEWRINPSTRSRQFTRLRAALRAGRVPHSELPAAIMYLLWHGQVPQADHALAQLNSGNPDEATPEIDFLRAWLRYSYPPHVQRHPRLFAAPARPPRVRIDQHSPHRHGADLLSGLFTHPLDEIATLAQRLLTSHRLTSTTIETLVAAVQCLIYSNRLDTAAAWCESLLAEADARRAPTWQSVFAGLRAETMLRKGAMRDATTDAALALNYVPAEHLGVWVGAPIAAMVRALTVTGRHAEAAAQLKRPVPRTIFESRFGLPYLHAQGHHQLAVGHADEALRTFRRCGYLMRRWNMDFPWLVPWRNDIAAAHLALGEHRQAREFATRHLDLLGAPDRHRSGGVSLRLLAATSDRYQGFRLLRESAAIARTGGDDAELATVLGELGKAHRAVGDLDRSRALIRDAIRLAESCGAQVLLSELLDGKPQSATQPTQPMPALRPIPGGLATLSPAERRVAELAARGKANREIADKLAITTSTVEQHLTRVYRKLGVARRSELYFVLPTSRTGAPDTAVSATG from the coding sequence TTGTCGACCCAAGAGCACTGGGCCGACTTCGCGAAATCCCGGGTCGGTCAGGCCATAGCCGTGCTCGGTACCGCCAGCACACTGAGCCTGGTCGCCGAACTGCTCGAGGCCGACGAGCCCGCGGTGCGGGCCGTCATCCGACAGCTCCCCGAAACCACGGGCGCTCGCTTCGAGCATCCGGAGGTAGGTGAGCGGATCCTGCGCACCACCCCCGAGGAGATCCGGCAGAAGCTGCACGGCCGGGCCGCGGAACTGCTGTACCACCGGGGTTTTCCGGCGTGCACCGTCGCCGACCACCTGGTCGACGCCGGTGCCGCCGGCTATCCGTGGGCCGTCGAGGTGCTGCTCGGCGCGGCCGAGGACGCGACGATCAACGATCAGATCAATCTGGCGGTCGATCGGCTGGAGCTGGCCTATCGCGCCACCCGGGACGCGGGCGAACGGGCCGCCATCGCGATCCAGCTCGTCTGTCTGGAATGGCGGATCAATCCCTCGACCCGCTCACGGCAGTTCACCCGGTTGCGGGCGGCGCTGCGGGCGGGCCGGGTGCCACATAGCGAATTGCCCGCCGCCATCATGTACCTGCTGTGGCACGGACAGGTACCGCAGGCCGATCACGCACTCGCCCAACTGAATTCCGGCAACCCGGACGAGGCGACACCCGAGATCGACTTCTTGCGCGCCTGGCTGCGGTATTCCTATCCCCCACACGTGCAACGCCATCCGCGACTGTTCGCGGCCCCGGCACGGCCACCGCGGGTACGCATCGATCAGCACTCGCCGCATCGCCACGGCGCCGATCTGCTCTCCGGATTGTTCACCCATCCGCTCGACGAGATCGCCACGCTCGCACAGCGTCTGCTCACCAGCCACCGGCTGACCTCGACCACCATCGAAACCCTGGTCGCCGCGGTGCAGTGCCTCATCTACAGCAACCGTCTCGACACCGCGGCGGCCTGGTGTGAATCACTGCTCGCCGAGGCCGACGCGCGCCGGGCGCCAACCTGGCAGTCGGTCTTCGCCGGCCTGCGTGCGGAGACCATGCTGCGCAAGGGCGCCATGCGCGACGCGACCACCGACGCGGCGCTGGCGTTGAATTACGTACCCGCCGAACATCTCGGCGTCTGGGTCGGCGCGCCGATCGCCGCGATGGTGCGCGCGCTCACCGTGACCGGTCGCCATGCCGAAGCGGCGGCGCAACTCAAAAGGCCGGTGCCCCGAACGATTTTCGAATCGCGCTTCGGGCTGCCGTATCTGCACGCACAGGGCCATCACCAGCTCGCCGTCGGCCACGCCGACGAGGCGCTGCGCACATTCCGCCGCTGCGGCTATCTCATGCGTCGGTGGAATATGGACTTCCCCTGGTTGGTGCCGTGGCGCAATGACATCGCCGCCGCCCATCTCGCACTCGGCGAGCACCGGCAGGCGCGCGAATTCGCGACCAGACATCTGGATCTGCTCGGCGCACCCGACCGGCATCGCTCCGGCGGCGTCTCGTTGCGATTGCTCGCCGCGACCAGCGACCGCTACCAAGGATTCCGATTGCTGCGCGAATCCGCCGCCATCGCCCGCACCGGCGGCGACGACGCCGAATTGGCGACAGTCCTCGGCGAACTCGGTAAGGCGCACCGAGCGGTCGGCGATCTGGACCGCTCCCGAGCGCTGATCCGCGACGCGATCCGCCTCGCCGAATCCTGCGGTGCGCAGGTGCTCCTGAGCGAACTGCTCGACGGCAAACCCCAGTCGGCCACGCAGCCGACCCAACCCATGCCCGCGCTGCGCCCGATCCCGGGCGGCCTCGCGACACTGAGCCCGGCCGAACGCCGCGTCGCCGAGTTGGCGGCCCGCGGCAAGGCCAACCGCGAGATCGCCGACAAACTCGCCATCACCACCAGCACCGTCGAACAACATCTCACCCGCGTCTACCGCAAGCTCGGCGTTGCCCGCCGCAGCGAGCTGTACTTCGTCCTGCCGACCAGCCGCACCGGAGCACCTGACACCGCGGTATCCGCCACTGGGTAA
- a CDS encoding NUDIX hydrolase produces the protein MRPTKRAVTTLVQNPADRFATPRLAAGALFVQDESVLLVRKTYGNRWDIPGGYVDRGESPASACEREVQEELGLNRETRRLLVHDWAPNNGEGDKILYVFDCGELAEDEHRIRLDGVEIDGTEWVAVGDLGEFVIPRLEYRLTQAYHAYISGVTLYLEHGRLRF, from the coding sequence ATGCGTCCGACGAAGAGGGCAGTAACGACATTGGTCCAGAATCCAGCTGATCGATTTGCAACTCCGCGTCTCGCTGCCGGTGCGCTCTTCGTCCAGGACGAGAGCGTGTTGTTGGTGCGAAAGACCTACGGTAACCGATGGGATATTCCTGGCGGCTATGTGGATCGGGGCGAATCTCCGGCCTCCGCGTGCGAACGTGAAGTACAAGAGGAACTGGGATTGAACAGGGAAACCCGGCGTCTCCTGGTTCACGATTGGGCACCGAATAACGGGGAAGGGGACAAGATACTCTACGTGTTCGACTGTGGTGAACTCGCTGAGGACGAGCACAGGATTCGACTCGATGGGGTCGAAATAGACGGAACCGAATGGGTCGCGGTCGGCGACTTGGGAGAATTCGTGATTCCCCGGCTCGAATATCGCCTCACCCAGGCATACCACGCTTACATATCCGGCGTGACCTTATATCTCGAACATGGCCGGTTGCGGTTCTGA
- a CDS encoding 3-oxoacyl-ACP synthase III family protein has product MLRTRFESIGSYTPSTVRSTEEIIAGLAVPRSLDLERITGIKNRRVYDSSDEGYESSFDLALRAIEDCLAHSDYAADELDIVISASITRTRGKEIFCYAPSFAIMLGKEIGTANARHFDVSNACAGMMTGVLVLDRMIKAGVVRNGLVVSGEQITPIAETAAREISKPYDPQFAALTVGDAAVAVVLDDRGDDDDEIHYVELMTSAGGAEHCIGMPSDQSSGIALYTDNRAMQNEDRYLQAINRMATFLEETGRNWEGEKFDYWIHHQFSAPAIEYISHLTEQHFGTPMPQALNVLHDFGNTASTSHFVVLHEHLAQQKIPKGSKVLMIPEASGIVSGHLAATISRLEA; this is encoded by the coding sequence ATGCTGCGCACCCGATTCGAGTCCATCGGCTCCTACACACCATCCACCGTCCGTTCCACCGAGGAGATCATCGCCGGTCTTGCGGTACCTAGATCCCTTGACCTGGAACGGATTACCGGCATCAAGAATCGGCGGGTCTACGACTCCAGCGACGAGGGCTACGAATCGTCCTTCGATCTGGCCCTGCGCGCCATCGAAGACTGCCTGGCGCATTCCGATTACGCCGCCGACGAACTCGACATCGTCATCTCCGCCTCCATCACCCGTACCCGCGGCAAGGAAATCTTCTGCTACGCACCATCATTCGCGATAATGCTGGGTAAGGAGATCGGCACCGCGAACGCTCGCCATTTCGATGTCTCGAATGCCTGCGCGGGCATGATGACCGGCGTGCTGGTGCTCGATCGCATGATCAAGGCCGGTGTGGTGCGCAACGGTCTGGTGGTCAGCGGCGAACAGATCACCCCGATCGCCGAGACCGCGGCCCGCGAGATCAGCAAGCCCTACGATCCGCAGTTCGCGGCGCTGACGGTCGGCGACGCGGCGGTCGCGGTGGTGCTCGACGATCGCGGCGACGATGACGACGAGATCCACTATGTCGAGCTCATGACCTCCGCCGGCGGCGCGGAACACTGCATCGGCATGCCCAGCGACCAATCCTCCGGGATCGCGCTCTACACCGATAACCGCGCGATGCAGAACGAGGATCGCTACCTGCAGGCCATCAATCGCATGGCCACCTTCCTCGAGGAAACCGGGCGCAACTGGGAGGGCGAGAAGTTCGACTACTGGATCCACCACCAATTCAGCGCACCCGCCATCGAATACATCTCCCACCTCACTGAACAGCATTTCGGCACCCCGATGCCGCAGGCCCTCAATGTCCTGCACGACTTCGGAAATACCGCGTCTACCTCGCATTTCGTGGTCCTGCACGAGCATCTGGCACAGCAGAAGATCCCCAAGGGGTCCAAGGTGCTGATGATTCCGGAGGCCTCCGGAATCGTCTCCGGACATCTCGCCGCGACCATCTCCCGTCTGGAGGCCTGA
- a CDS encoding aminotransferase-like domain-containing protein encodes MSSALGRVAEVRSGPIDDAFATLVRRPDVISFAVGAPDPALLPGDLIASLAADAIAKYGSAALQYGLTQGFPPLLDQAGILLSNRGIGCRPEQLHIATGGSGALHNVCMALLAPGSVVLVETPTYGPAVKVFRSHGATVVAVESDDRGIMPDALDVALAQHDPAFVYLLPTFQNPTGRTMPTRRREQIAEVITRRGALVVEDDVYVDLRYWGESLPAFWSFAPEHTVYITSLSKTLAPALRIGIAVLTDNLREPVFALKQGIDMQTSAFNQAIAAEFLASPVGSAHLERVVAAYAAKLDTVVTALAKHFPAEFTWTVPDGGMFLWVDGPAGFDADALLGPALESGVAFLPGSAFFTDAAPRNAMRLSFAGAPLGEIDRGIAVLARLCELP; translated from the coding sequence ATGAGCAGCGCACTCGGCCGGGTCGCGGAGGTGCGCAGCGGGCCGATAGATGATGCCTTCGCGACCCTGGTGCGCCGTCCGGATGTGATTTCGTTCGCGGTCGGCGCGCCGGATCCGGCGCTGTTGCCTGGTGATTTGATCGCTTCGCTGGCGGCTGACGCCATCGCGAAATACGGGAGCGCGGCACTGCAATACGGACTGACCCAGGGCTTCCCGCCGCTACTGGACCAGGCGGGAATCCTGTTGTCCAACCGTGGTATCGGATGTCGGCCGGAGCAACTGCACATCGCCACCGGCGGTTCCGGCGCACTGCACAACGTGTGTATGGCGCTGCTCGCGCCGGGCAGTGTGGTGCTGGTGGAAACCCCGACCTACGGCCCGGCCGTGAAGGTGTTCCGCAGCCACGGCGCGACGGTCGTCGCGGTCGAATCTGATGACCGCGGCATCATGCCCGATGCGCTCGATGTCGCACTGGCGCAGCATGATCCGGCCTTTGTCTACCTGTTGCCGACCTTTCAGAATCCGACCGGGCGCACCATGCCAACGCGACGGCGCGAGCAGATCGCCGAGGTGATCACCCGGCGCGGGGCGCTCGTTGTGGAGGACGACGTCTATGTCGACCTGCGGTACTGGGGTGAGTCGCTGCCCGCGTTCTGGTCCTTCGCGCCCGAGCACACCGTCTACATCACGTCGCTGTCGAAAACGCTCGCCCCGGCGCTGCGCATCGGCATCGCGGTGCTCACCGACAACCTGCGCGAGCCGGTATTCGCGCTCAAGCAGGGCATCGATATGCAGACCTCGGCCTTCAACCAGGCGATTGCCGCCGAATTCCTCGCCAGCCCAGTCGGTTCCGCGCATCTGGAACGCGTCGTCGCAGCCTATGCGGCCAAGCTCGATACGGTGGTCACCGCGCTGGCGAAACACTTTCCGGCCGAATTCACTTGGACAGTGCCCGACGGCGGAATGTTCCTCTGGGTCGATGGCCCAGCCGGATTCGACGCCGATGCGCTGCTGGGTCCGGCGCTGGAGTCGGGTGTCGCGTTTCTACCGGGTTCGGCGTTCTTCACCGATGCCGCGCCGCGCAACGCGATGCGGCTCAGCTTCGCGGGCGCGCCGCTTGGCGAGATCGATCGCGGCATCGCGGTGCTGGCGAGACTGTGTGAGCTGCCGTGA
- a CDS encoding helix-turn-helix transcriptional regulator, with product MNGPVIEPERQPATVADRLAREIKRLRLESGLSQRILATKIGYSRQYVSMAEWEDANLPSQELVSAIDAALGANGALTALRARAKTDQQSTRTVVNPDHPLRGTITATTKDTAPKEDCSPTHHSQGTTDELINVLGRIHKLNRSIDPDIIEHLADSTRLTIEQYETIDSSSLVGGLVKQRAWIDELLDECSRPQQRQQLFEIAGQTSGLLGFITASLGNFPLSRAYCLEAFQLGDFVDDMNLQAWARGLQSFCEYYAGRYDEALRYAQDGLNYAKSGPQSVRLTINGAARALGKLGDTNGVRRAVDESYALMEQNNAPNGAPSSISLGCYSAAQVAGNAATAYLSLAMPDRVEEYVNRALPEMSASDSPWGRSLVIIDMARSQILSEQADLEHATALMVDALDISSGNPMIPVRRRAAEFAQDLAARWGSSPQLGVVRDALASLRGTDGQS from the coding sequence ATGAACGGCCCAGTCATCGAACCTGAACGGCAACCAGCGACTGTCGCCGATCGGTTGGCGCGGGAAATCAAACGGCTCAGGCTCGAATCCGGGCTGAGCCAGCGCATACTGGCCACCAAGATCGGCTACTCACGACAGTACGTCTCGATGGCCGAGTGGGAAGACGCCAACCTCCCCTCGCAGGAGCTTGTATCCGCCATCGACGCCGCACTCGGAGCAAACGGCGCACTGACCGCTCTTCGTGCCCGTGCAAAGACAGATCAGCAGAGCACACGCACTGTGGTGAATCCGGATCACCCGCTGCGCGGAACGATCACAGCCACTACCAAAGACACCGCACCGAAAGAGGATTGCTCACCGACGCATCACAGCCAGGGGACAACTGACGAACTGATCAATGTATTGGGCCGTATCCATAAATTGAATAGGTCGATCGATCCCGATATTATCGAGCATCTGGCAGACAGTACGCGCCTCACCATAGAGCAATACGAGACAATCGACAGTTCCAGCCTCGTTGGCGGACTCGTAAAGCAGCGCGCATGGATAGACGAACTTCTAGACGAGTGCAGTCGTCCGCAACAACGTCAGCAGTTGTTCGAAATAGCAGGACAAACTTCGGGTTTGCTCGGATTCATTACAGCTAGTCTCGGAAATTTCCCATTGTCCCGCGCCTACTGTCTCGAGGCATTTCAGCTCGGAGATTTCGTGGATGACATGAATCTCCAGGCGTGGGCGCGTGGTCTACAAAGCTTTTGCGAGTACTATGCCGGACGATATGATGAAGCCCTCCGCTACGCACAAGATGGACTCAACTACGCGAAATCCGGACCACAAAGCGTACGCCTCACAATAAATGGCGCAGCAAGAGCACTCGGAAAGCTCGGGGATACCAATGGAGTCCGGCGCGCCGTGGACGAATCCTATGCACTCATGGAGCAAAATAACGCACCGAACGGAGCTCCCTCCAGCATTTCGCTTGGATGTTACAGTGCAGCACAGGTGGCAGGAAACGCGGCGACTGCATATTTGTCGCTTGCAATGCCGGACAGAGTCGAGGAATACGTAAATCGCGCGCTTCCCGAGATGAGTGCATCTGATTCTCCATGGGGGCGGTCCCTCGTGATAATCGATATGGCGCGCTCGCAGATTCTCTCAGAACAAGCCGATCTGGAGCACGCCACAGCACTCATGGTCGATGCACTCGACATCTCGAGCGGCAATCCGATGATCCCGGTTCGACGTCGAGCCGCGGAGTTCGCCCAGGATCTTGCTGCCCGATGGGGAAGTTCACCACAACTAGGCGTCGTTCGCGACGCGCTTGCGAGTCTGAGGGGTACTGATGGGCAGTCTTGA